The following proteins are encoded in a genomic region of Natronorubrum halophilum:
- a CDS encoding NAD(P)H-hydrate dehydratase, with protein sequence MGRLQRTLSNVSEETGLDNGRVGIVAGAIEYPNQPALVGRAALRTGSDHVRAFVPDPLYEIVAGHEPNLLVDRYAGEQFEESAVKRTREMSEWADALVIGPGLVDADRNAVHEAIDTIDVPTVVDALAIEPALEADLSNTILTPSGSEDDAIRDHYGSLEAFSEETGGVVTLTGDVDEIVAAGERVQNETGTSALSVAGTGDTLAGIIASLLGQGMDRTEAAELGTWIIGKSGELATAEYGPGVLATDVIERIPDTIR encoded by the coding sequence ATGGGACGCCTCCAGCGAACGCTCTCGAACGTCTCCGAGGAGACCGGTCTGGACAACGGTCGCGTCGGCATCGTCGCCGGAGCCATCGAGTATCCGAATCAGCCCGCCCTCGTCGGTCGAGCGGCGCTCCGGACCGGCTCCGATCACGTCCGGGCGTTCGTCCCGGACCCGCTCTACGAAATCGTCGCGGGCCACGAGCCGAACCTGCTCGTGGACCGCTACGCGGGCGAACAGTTCGAGGAGAGCGCGGTCAAACGGACCCGCGAGATGAGCGAGTGGGCCGACGCGCTCGTGATCGGTCCGGGACTCGTCGACGCGGACCGCAACGCCGTCCACGAGGCGATCGATACGATCGACGTCCCGACCGTCGTCGACGCGCTCGCGATCGAACCCGCGCTCGAGGCCGATCTCTCGAACACGATCCTCACGCCGAGCGGGTCGGAGGACGATGCGATACGCGACCATTACGGCTCGCTCGAGGCGTTCTCCGAGGAGACGGGTGGGGTCGTTACGCTGACCGGGGACGTCGACGAAATCGTCGCCGCCGGCGAGCGCGTGCAAAACGAGACGGGAACGTCGGCGCTGTCGGTCGCCGGGACGGGGGATACGCTGGCCGGAATAATCGCCTCCCTGCTCGGCCAGGGAATGGATCGCACCGAGGCGGCGGAACTGGGGACGTGGATCATCGGCAAGAGCGGTGAACTAGCGACCGCCGAGTACGGCCCGGGGGTCCTCGCGACCGACGTGATCGAACGAATCCCGGATACGATCCGATAG
- a CDS encoding phosphoribosyltransferase, with protein MFDDRTDAGERLAAELESRGLEADIVLGIPRGALPVARPVADALDADLDVVVARKMGAPKNPELALGAVASDGSVWYNEDLIDRLGVSDEYLEEIRGEEANNAREKADRYRETVGLPDLQGKRVIVVDDGVATGATAMACLRQIRNSGAAFVALAVPVGSPRGIGDLETEADEIIALRTPQSFRAVGQFYRTFGQVSDEEAVGYLERERTE; from the coding sequence ATGTTCGACGACAGAACCGACGCCGGCGAACGGCTCGCGGCGGAACTCGAGTCCCGCGGTCTCGAGGCCGATATCGTCCTCGGGATTCCCCGCGGTGCCTTACCCGTCGCCCGGCCGGTCGCCGACGCGCTGGACGCCGACCTGGACGTGGTCGTCGCCCGAAAGATGGGGGCACCGAAGAACCCCGAACTGGCGCTCGGTGCGGTCGCGAGCGACGGCAGCGTCTGGTACAACGAGGACCTCATCGATCGACTCGGCGTCTCGGACGAGTACTTAGAGGAGATCCGGGGGGAAGAGGCGAACAACGCCCGCGAGAAGGCCGATCGGTATCGTGAGACGGTCGGCCTACCGGATCTCCAGGGCAAACGCGTGATCGTCGTCGACGACGGCGTTGCAACCGGCGCGACCGCGATGGCCTGCCTGCGACAGATCCGGAATAGCGGTGCCGCGTTCGTCGCGCTCGCGGTTCCGGTCGGCTCGCCGCGAGGGATCGGCGACCTCGAGACGGAGGCCGACGAGATAATCGCCCTCCGGACGCCCCAGTCGTTCCGCGCGGTCGGCCAGTTCTACCGAACGTTCGGACAGGTGAGCGACGAGGAGGCGGTCGGGTACCTCGAACGGGAAAGGACGGAGTAG